CCGAATTTCGATTCGATCATGGTTTGACAACGCATTGAACATCGTGCCGAAAATCACTTCTACTATTTCTTCGGATTTTCGGAGGGGAATATTCAAGTCCTTGGCCAGGGCTGCACTGAGATCTGATTTGTTCATGGTGTACACTCTTAATTATTCGCCTTTGGCAGCTTCTCTTAAGGCCTTGGCCGCCGTAAAACCGGGAACCTGAGTCGCGGGGATTTCCATTTTTTGACCGGTACGGGGATTGACACCGGTACGGGCTTTGCGCTGGGTGATTTTAAACGTGCCCAGGTCGGGGATGCGGATTTGACCTTCAGAGCTTTTCAAGGCTTCATGTATCGATTGCACAATTGTTTTCAGAACCGAATCGGCGGCTTTTTGCGTGATACCGGCGTCCTTCGCCATTCTTGCGACAAGATCAGTCTTAGTCATGATTCCTCCGACAAATAAATAGTATTCAAATGACCATTGTAGCGCAACATCCTATCCGGAACGACCTTTGTTGTCAAGGCTGCTTAATTCTTACCCCCAATGGATGTTTTATAAAAGGTAGTTGATACAATGACGTACTCAGATGGTTTTGAGCACTCCCGTAAGCCAATCAATTTACCAAGGTTTTTTGCGCATTTTGCTCCATGCTATAGTTTCGCCCTTTTTGTATTCTGGACGGTTAGATGGTGAGATAATCCTTGAAAAAATAAGGCGTTCCGCACATACCCGGTTTTGTGAAAGATTCTGGGAAGGAGGAACGCCAGTTGAAGAGATCTATACCAGATCCGTTCGGGATTGACGAGATTCATTTCAGAGCGTGTTTCAGCGCACCGAGTTTCCGTATCTTCGTTGCGCTGGTGGTCGGTTGGGTGCTCACTATGGGCAAGCACACTATCAGCCAGGTGATTCTGACCATGAGACTCCATGAATCCAAGCACTTCGCCAGCATCTACCGATTCCTCGGCAAGGGACGATGGGAGACTGACTTTGTCTCCTATTTCGTCTTCAGAATGTTGGTAGAAACGCTGATTGCAGAAGGGATCGAGATCCTTGTGGTGATTGACGACACCTTGAACAAGCACACTGGCAAGAAGATCTGTGGCGCGGGCTGGCAGCATGATGGTTCACTCCCAAAGCATACTAAGCAAAAGGGGTATGGAGTGTGCTTTGTCATCATAGGACTGGCGATTCGCCTTCCCGGCATCAGCGATCGCATGTTTTGTCTGCCATACGCTGCCCGCCTTTGGTGGCCGCCAAAGGCCAAGTTTAATCCCCAAGAGCCTGCCCTACAAGACAAAACCCGAACTTGGATTTGGATCTTATAAATCTGACTCATTCATGGCTCCAAGAGGGGAGAAAAGAATGAAAAATTGTGTTCGACCTGGGATACTGATGGGATACCATCCTCAAAGCACGACCCAAAGAATGTGCACATTACAGGGAGGCTGAGAAAGGATGCAGCTTTGTTCGCTGTGCTGGAACCTGCTCCATTTACAGTGATGGGCAGACCTCGCAAGAGAGGCGCTCGACTGCCCTCCCTGGAAACGATGTTCCAGGACCCCAATCTGGGGTGGAATGAGATTAGGGTCTTCTGCTATGGAAAACAAACTAAGCTCCTGATACATCAG
The sequence above is a segment of the Desulfomonile tiedjei DSM 6799 genome. Coding sequences within it:
- a CDS encoding HU family DNA-binding protein: MTKTDLVARMAKDAGITQKAADSVLKTIVQSIHEALKSSEGQIRIPDLGTFKITQRKARTGVNPRTGQKMEIPATQVPGFTAAKALREAAKGE